The DNA sequence TGCCCGCAGTATTTTGGACATTTTGTGCCTGGGTTGCTCTCAGGGGTCCGAGGTGCATCTGCGTGCTCAGGGACCGGAAGCCTTCCAGGCAGTAGAGGCTTTATCAGATCTTTTTCACCATTATTTCGGGGAACCGCAATGCCGCCCCTGACTGCCCGGGAAGTCTGGCCCCAGAATAAAGTCCTGAAGGGAATCCCAGCCTCGCCGGGTATCATTATCGGGCCGGCCTATGTCCTGGTGGACAGCACCAAAATCCGTATCAACCATACCTATCTGAGTTCTTTGGATCAGGTCGATAGAGAGGTAGAGCGGTTTCGAGATGCCGTGGCAGCCACCCGCCAAGAGATTGCCTCCATTAAGGCATCTATCACCGATGAGTTTCAGGATCACGGCTATATTCTTGACACTCATCTACTCATCCTTCAGGACAAGCTATTCTTCGAAGCCAGCATAGATACTATCCGCCGGGAAAAAATCAATGCTGAGTGGGCCTTGAAACAGGCAGTGAAAAAGGCCCAGGAGCTATTCAGTCGCATCGCCGATCCCTATATCAAGAGCCGCATACAAGACGTTGAGGACGTCTGTGAACGGGTACTGCGCCATCTCTCCGGCGGAGGTTCCTTTAATCTGAGCAGCCTCTCCGAACCGGTAATCATTGTCGCCCGCGATCTATCCCCGGTTGACACCACTCAGCTTTCCGTCGATAAAGTACAGGGGTTTATCACCGAGATCGGGGGGAAGACCTCCCACACGGCCATTATGGCCCAATCTTTGGAGATCCCGGCAGTAGTGGGGTTGGAAAAGGCGACACAGGAAATCGATTCCGGTTATACCCTGATCCTGGATGGTCTTAATGGTGCGGTAATTATCAACCCCGATGCCAGAATACTGGAAATTTATGTTGAGCGTAAGAAGAAGTTCCAGGAATTTAAGCGTGACGTCAACAGTTGCAGTTTTCTGCCCGCCATCACGTTAGACGAGCATCAGACGCATGTTCTGGCCAATATTGAGTTTCAGGAAGAGGTCGGCCTGGCCATGGATTACGGCGCTGATGGCATCGGCCTCTACCGTACTGAGTTTCTTTATCTGCGCCAGAAGCGGCTTCCCTCTGAAGAGGAATTATTCGAAGACTATAAGACTGTGGCCCTGATGATGCGTCCGCGATCGGTTACTATCCGGACTCTGGATATCGGCGGGGATAAGTTTGCCTCACACCTGGAATATGCGCCTGGGATAAATCCAGCCCTGGGACTGCGCGCTATCCGCTTCTGCCTTAAGGAACAGCAGATTTTCCGCACCCAACTCCGGGCTATCCTGCGCGCTTCGGTCTTTGGGAAGGTCCGTTTAATGTTCCCCCTGATCTCAGGGATTCAGGAGGTTATTGCGGCCCGCCGTATCCTCAGCGAGATTCAGCAGGAGTTGCGGCTTGAAGGCCTGGCCTTTAACCCGGAATTGCCCGTGGGCGTCATGATTGAAGTTCCCTCGGCAGTAATGTTAGCCGACCTTTTGGCTAAAGAGGCCGATTTTTTCAGCATCGGCACGAACGACCTGATTCAGTATGCCCTGGCCATCGATCGGGTAAATAAGCACGTGGCGGAGATGTACCAACCACTTCACCCCGCCGTGTTGCGCATGATTAAACAGGTGACCGACGCCGCCCACACTGAGGGCATCCCCGTCGCGGTCTGTGGCGAAATGGCCGGAGATCCGCTCTACACGCCGGTTCTTTTAGGAATGGGGGTAGACGAGCTCTCGATGAACGCCCTGGCAATTCCGGTGGTCAAACGCATTATACGCCATTCTACCATGGAAGAATTTCAAGAGTTTGCCCGCCAGGCGCTCCATCACCAAACCTTCGAAGACGTCAATGCCTACGTCACCGGGGTGATGGCCAGGCGCTTCCCCGAAGTCTTTATGTTCGGCCGTGAGCTGGCCAGCATGTCCTCCTAATGCAGTAAGGTATTCTCACACAAGTACCTTTCCCCTGGTGAATTCCAGACATGAAAAAAGACGCAGTAAAAATAATCTGTCAGAATCGCAAGGCTTATTTCGATTATTTTATCGACGACGTCATCGAAGCCGGCATTGTCCTCATTGGACCGGAAGTCAAATCCGTCCGTTTGGGAAAAGTCAACATTAACGATGGGTTCGCCCGCATTCATAAGGGTGAGGTATATCTCCACAACACCCACATCAGCCCCTACCCGTTCACGCCACTTGATTCCTACGATCCCACCCGCACCCGTAAGCTGCTCCTGCACCGGCAGGAGATTAAACGTCTCATCGGCAAAACCGAAGAAAAAGGGTATACTCTCATTCCCCTCAAGCTCTATTTCCGGGATCACCGCATCAAAATCGCACTCGGACTGGCCAAAGGCAAAAAGAAATATGACAAACGGGAAACCATCCGTCGGAGGGATGAAGAGCGGGAGATGCAGCGCCAAAAGAAAAACCGAAGGTAGCCGTAATGAGGACAGAGATCAATTCTGGTAAAGAATGTGGTAGCCCTATTCCCCCATAGAAAGATTTCATGAAAGACCCATTTCTTGAATTCATTCAGGGTATCCAAACCGCTCTGGCGGGTGGCAAGGCCACGGAGCACACGCACCGCCTCACCTTGCAGACCCTCTTGGAATCCCTCGGGACCGGGGTAACGGTCATCAATGAACCTCGCCAGGAGGTGAGCGATTGCGGCAAGCCCGACATGGCGGTGTTCCGGGGGGCGGTCCCCTTGGGCTATCTGGAGACCAAAGATCTCGGCAAGAACCTGGACGCTGAAGAGAAAAGCCCCCAGATTCGGCGCTATCTGAAGGGCCTGCCCAATTTCATTCTGACCAATTACCTGGAATTCAGGTGGTATGTGGGTGGCGAGTGGCACATGACGGCCTCTTTAGGGCGCATCGACCCAGATGGCAGAGTAAAGCCCACCAAAGATGGCGTGGCCGCCGGGCGCGAGCTGTTAGGGCAATTCCTGGCCCACGTCATTCCCAGTATCGGCACGGCCAGGGAATTGGCGGTTAAAATGGCAGGGCTGGCCCACCTCATGCGAAAAGCAGCCCTGGCAACTTTGCAAAAAGAACCGGAGACCGGCGCCCTTACGGGCTGGCTGGCCGCCTTTGAACAGACGCTCCTGCCCCACCTCTCGGCGGCGGAATTTGCCGATATGTACGCCCAGACCCTCACCTATGGCCTCTTCGCCGCCAGGGTGACGGTGGGCTCCGGCCAGGATGTGCGCCGGGACACCGCCGCCGGACTCCTGCCGGAGACAAATCCCTTCCTCAAGCGGCTCTTCTATCATTTGGCCGGGCCGGATGTGCCCCCCACGGTATCCTGGGTCATTGACGATATGATGGCCCTGCTCAACGCCGTGGATTTGGAGGCGGTGCTGGCCGACTTCGGCCGGGGGTCCATAGAGAAGGACCCCGTGGTGCATTTTTACGAGACCTTCCTGGCCGCCTATGACCCGGAAAAGCGCAAGGTCAGGGGCGTCTACTACACCCCGGAGCCAGTGGTCTCCTACATCGTGCGGGCCATTGACCATGTCCTCAAGGAAGGCTTTAGCCGCCCCTGGGGTCTGGCCGATCCCAACACACTGATTCTGGACCCGGCCTGCGGCACGGGCACTTTTCTCCACAGCGTCATCGCCCTGATGTATGACACCCTTTGCGCCCAGGGACAGGCGGGCGGCTGGCGCGCCTATGTCTCTGACAGCCTGCTCCCCAGGGTCTTCGGCTTTGAACTGCTCATGGCCCCCTATGCCGTAGCCCATGTCAAGCTCGGTCTGGCTTTGCAAGAGCGGGGCTATGACTTCCCTATGGGGCGGCGTCTGGGGGTCTACCTGACCAATACCCTGGAAGAGGCCTTGAAGAAATCCCAAGTCCTGCCCCTGGCCGGATTCATCACCGAAGAGAGCAACACCGCCGCGGCCATAAAGCAGGATGAGCCCATCGAGGTCATTTTGGGGAATCCCCCTTATTCTGTCCAATCTGCCAATAAAGGAGATTGGATTCGGAGTCTGATAAAAGATTATAAAAAAGTCGATGGTTTGCCTTTAGACGAAAAAAATCCCAAGTCGCTTCAAGATGATTACGTCAAATTCCTCAGGTGGGGGCAGTGGCGCCTGGACCGGACAGGGCAGGGCGTGCT is a window from the Desulfobacca acetoxidans DSM 11109 genome containing:
- a CDS encoding HPr family phosphocarrier protein, which produces MSENLKITLPVLNRLGLHARAAAKIAALAQQYQADIILEKDGVKADARSILDILCLGCSQGSEVHLRAQGPEAFQAVEALSDLFHHYFGEPQCRP
- the ptsP gene encoding phosphoenolpyruvate--protein phosphotransferase; the encoded protein is MPPLTAREVWPQNKVLKGIPASPGIIIGPAYVLVDSTKIRINHTYLSSLDQVDREVERFRDAVAATRQEIASIKASITDEFQDHGYILDTHLLILQDKLFFEASIDTIRREKINAEWALKQAVKKAQELFSRIADPYIKSRIQDVEDVCERVLRHLSGGGSFNLSSLSEPVIIVARDLSPVDTTQLSVDKVQGFITEIGGKTSHTAIMAQSLEIPAVVGLEKATQEIDSGYTLILDGLNGAVIINPDARILEIYVERKKKFQEFKRDVNSCSFLPAITLDEHQTHVLANIEFQEEVGLAMDYGADGIGLYRTEFLYLRQKRLPSEEELFEDYKTVALMMRPRSVTIRTLDIGGDKFASHLEYAPGINPALGLRAIRFCLKEQQIFRTQLRAILRASVFGKVRLMFPLISGIQEVIAARRILSEIQQELRLEGLAFNPELPVGVMIEVPSAVMLADLLAKEADFFSIGTNDLIQYALAIDRVNKHVAEMYQPLHPAVLRMIKQVTDAAHTEGIPVAVCGEMAGDPLYTPVLLGMGVDELSMNALAIPVVKRIIRHSTMEEFQEFARQALHHQTFEDVNAYVTGVMARRFPEVFMFGRELASMSS
- the smpB gene encoding SsrA-binding protein SmpB, producing MKKDAVKIICQNRKAYFDYFIDDVIEAGIVLIGPEVKSVRLGKVNINDGFARIHKGEVYLHNTHISPYPFTPLDSYDPTRTRKLLLHRQEIKRLIGKTEEKGYTLIPLKLYFRDHRIKIALGLAKGKKKYDKRETIRRRDEEREMQRQKKNRR